The Pseudomonas putida nucleotide sequence GTGATGATCAACGATGCCAAGGAGTTCATCTGGACGTATCCACACCTGCTGCTGTTGCCGGGGTTGATGATCTTTTTCTCGGTGATGGCCTTCAACCTGCTGGGCGATGCGCTGCGTGACCGCCTCGACCCAACCCGGGAGCACCACTAGATGAGCCCATCGACCCTTGAAGTGCGTGATCTGCGTATCGAAGCCAATGCCGGTGCGCTGGTGCATGGCGTGGATCTGCAATTGCATCGCGGTAAAGTCAGCGCCTTGGTTGGGGCCAGTGGTTCAGGCAAGTCACTGAGCTGCCTGGGCATGCTTGACCTGCTACCTGCGGGTGTTGTGCGCACAAACGGGCAGTTGCTGCTCGATGGCCAACCGTTGAGCGCCACCCAGGTGCGTGGTCGCTTGGCTAGCCTGGTCCTGCAAAACCCGCGCAGCGCGTTTAACCCGGTACGCGACATGGCCAGCCACTGCTTGGAAACCCTACGCCAGTGCGGCATGACCGGTGCCGCTGCCCGCGAGCGCATGGCCCATTGCCTGGAAACCGTAGGCCTGACGGATCATACCCGGGTACTTCAGTCGTTCGCCTTCCAGCTCAGTGGCGGCATGCTCCAGCGCCTGATGATAGCCCTGGCGCTGATGGCCGAGACGCCGTTTCTGCTGGCTGACGAACCTACCAGCGACTTGGACTTGTTGAGCCAGGCACGCTTTCTCGATCTTCTCATGGAACTGGTTGAACGGCAGGGTCTTGGCGTGCTGCTGGTGACCCACGACATGGGCGTAGTCGCACGCTGCGCCGACCAGGTCGCGGTGATGGAGGCTGGCCGTATCGTGGAGCAGCAACCCGTGCATTCGCTGTTCTCCCATCCCCGCAGTAACACCGCGCGCACGCTGCTTGAAGCCCATCAAATCCTCTGCGGGAGCCAACCATGAGCCTGTTGCATGTCCAACACGTGAGCCACCGTTACCGCACGGGCGGCCTTCTGCACAAACGTGGCTGGCTGCAAGTCCTCGACAATCTGGACCTGACGCTTGCGCCAGGCCAATCGGTCGGCTTGCTGGGCAGCAGCGGCAGCGGCAAAAGCACCCTTGCTCGTCTGTTGCTCGGGCTGGAAGCACCAAGCCAAGGCCAGGTGACCTTCGCTGGGCAAGCCGTCAGTCAATTGCGTGGCGAACAAGCGCGAGCCTTCCAGCGCACCGTGCAACTGGTGTTCCAGGACGCCCCCGGCGCCTTCAATCCGCAACGCAGCATTGGTTGGGGCATTGCCGAACCCTTGCGTCACTTGAGCGACCTGGATAATGAAGCCCGGCACATGCGGGCTGTTGAGTTGCTGGCCCAGATGGGCCTGTGTGCCGAGCATGCTCAGCGCCTGCCGCAGCAGCTGAGCGGTGGTCAGCTGCAACGCGCCAATATCGCCCGAGCACTCGCGATCTCGCCAAAGCTGGTGGTGCTCGATGAGGCGTTATCGAACCTGGACCGTGTACTGCAACTGCAATTGCTCCAACGGCTCGACACCCTTCGTCGCGAGCACGGCACGGCTTTCCTGCTTATTACCCATGACTTGAGCCTGGTACGTTACTTTTGTCAGCGGGTCGTCGTGCTCGATGCTGGGCGCATTGTCGAGGACCGCGCAGTGAGCGGTGACCTGTCGTTCGATCACCCCGTTGGGCAGCAACTGCAAGCGGCAGTGTTGCCTGAGCGTCCGGCAAAGCGAAAGCGGTCAGTCATGAAGGTCATACCGCCTGAATTGTGTTCGGGGCATTGAGAAAACCGATAGGACCTATGTCGCGTGTATCAGTTCCATCAAAGAAAATGTGAGCCACGACGCAACCACATGATGGAATCAATTATGAAAAAGGTTTCTTTCACCGAACGCATGGTCCATGCCGTTGGCTATGAAATCTTCGCCGTGCTGCTGTGTGCGCCTTTGCTCTCGTGGATCATGGGCAAGTCGCTGGCCACGGCCGGTACCCTGGCGGTCACCCTGTCGCTGATCGCGATGATCTGGAACATGGTCTACAACGCCCTGGTCGACCGTTTCGTGGTGACGCCGCGCATCCAGTGGAAAGCGCTGGCGCGCTTCGTTCATGGTCTGGGCTTCGAGGCCGGGCTGGTGGTCTGGTGCCTGCCGGTGGCGGCCTGGATGCTGGAGATCTCGCTGCTGCAGGCATTCATGGTCGAGCTGGGCTTCTTCGTGATCATCCTGCCCTACACCGTGCTTTACAACTGGGCGTTCGACCGGGCCCGGCACTTCATCCTGCAGCGCCGGGCCATGGCCTGAGGCCTCAGAAGTGCTTGCTGACACCGGCCACCACGGTGGCGCTGCAGACATCGTCGAAGCCATAGCCGCTGGCGCATTCGGCCTGAGACAGGTTGGTATCCATATAGCTGAGGCGCCAGGTGAGGCCGAGGAAGTCGCGGGTCAACCTGGCTTCCCATTCTCGGTAGGAATCGCGTGACTGGCCGCTCTGTGACCAGTAGCTCGGGTCCTTGAAGTCGGCGCGGCCGTAGCGCAGTTCCAGGCCGATCTCCAGCGGCAGCACCGTGTGGTAGCCCACCCAGGTGTAGAGGCTGTCCTGATCCTTGCCGTACTGTGACGTGGCGTCCGTGGAGTAGTAGGCCGCCAGCTTGAAGCCATGCACATCGAGGATGGCGTACAGCTCTGACTGGTTGTACCGGCTTTCCTTGGGGTAGGTGTACTTCAGGTACCCCAGGTCCAGGTTGGCGTGCTCACTCATCTGCCAGGCCCAGCCGCCGTAGTAGTCGACCTCCTGGCGGGTCTTGCTGTCGAAGCCGAAATCGACGTTCGAGGTCCAGGCGCCCAGATACAGGCCGCTGGCATGGCTGAACATGACGTCGGCCTGCGCGGCCGGATCGCCCTGGGTTTGCGAGATGCCGCGGCTGCGGTAGTCACTGACCGCGGCCAGGTCGAGGTCGAGCGCGAAGTCATCGTTGATCGGCAAGGCGATGGCGGCGGGGGCGAGCGCGGCCCAGCCGAGTGCGCACACGGCTGCCAGGGTAGCGTGCTTCATGGTCATCCCTATCTTGTGTTGTGGTTGTTGTGGCAGATAGAAAAGGCGGCATGCCGTGCAGGCATGCCGAGGTGCGGGGGCTTAGTAGTGGGCGTAGACCTGCTGGCCGCCGAAGTAGGTGGCCAGCACCTGGGTTTCGCCCAGCTGCTGGTCGTTCACCGCGAGCACGTCACGGTCGAGGATGACGAAGTCGGCCTGCTTGCCCGGGCTCAGCGAGCCGATCTGCTGCTCCAGGCCCAGGGCCTTGGCGGCATTGACGGTGTAGGCATAGAGCATGGTCTGGCGGTCGAGGCGCTCATCGGCATTGAGCACGCCTTGCGCGCCTTTGCGCGTTGCCGCCTGGGCGATGGCCAGCCAGGGGCTGGGTGACGACACCGGCCAGTCGCTGGCGCCGGCGATGGTCGCGCCATTTTTCTGCAGCGAATGGGCCGGGTACTGGTAACGGAACGCGGAGTCATCGACGTAGGGCTTGACCATGTCGACGGTGTAGTCGTCGCCGGCGGCCCACAGCAGCTGCATCGAGGCGATCACGTCGAGGGGCTTGAAGCGGGCGAAGTCCTGGGGGTTGACCAGCTGCAGGTGGGTGATCGAGTGATGGGTGCCGCTGTTGCCGGCCTTGCGTGCCTGTTCGATGCCGTTGAGTGATTCACGCACCGCACGGTCGCCGATGGCGTGGATGTGCACCAGCCAGCCACGCTGGTCGGCGGCGCTGACCAGTTCACCGAAATGCTGCGGGTCGATCAGCAGTTCGCCAGGTTTGTGCGTGTTGTGGTACGGCTTGAGCAAGGCGGCCGACTGCGCGGGGTACTCCAGCACGCCGTCGGCGAACACCTTGATGCCGGGCAGGGTCAGGTTCGGCACGCCAGCGAACTGCTTGCGCACGTTGTCGATGGTCTGCAGGTCGGCGGGGGTGCTTTTCGGGTTGACCACCAGCAGCGCCGCGACATGCGCGTTCAGCCCGCCCTGCTCGGCGAGGGCCTTGTAGGCGGGCAGCACGCCGACGGTCTGGTCGGTGGGTTTGATATCGAACAGCGCCTCGCCGGGCATGCTGTTGGCTGCCGGGTCCATCCAGGCGGTGATGCCCAGGCTGTTGTTGAACTGCACGGCGGCCTGTGCACCCTTGAGCAGGGTGGCGGCATCGGCCTTGGGCAGTACGCTGGCAACCCGGTCCCAGCCGGCGTCGACCAGGAAGCCGCTGGGCTGGCCGTCTTCGAAGGTGCCGATGGTGTCTTTTTCCTGCTTGCTCAGGGTGGCCAGCAATGCCTTGTCGATGCCGGCGCGCTTGAGCATGGCCGGGTTGGCCCAGGCGGTGTGGTAGTCCTCGCCGATGAACACGATGGGCGTGGAGGCCCACTCGCCTTGGCCGAAGCGCTCGTTCAGCGCCTTGGCCTGGGCCCAATAGGCCGAGCTGACCCCCAGGACCTGCAGCACATCGCCGTTGCGGGCACGCCCGTCATCCCGCCAGCCGCGCAGGCGGGCTTCGAACGCCTCCAGCGGTACTGCCTCGCCGCCCATGTCGGCACCACTCAGTTGCAGGCCGCCGAAGATGGCGTGGGAGTGGGTGTCGATCAGGCCCGGGGTGACGCGCTTGCCTTGCAGGTCGATGACTTGGGTCTGTGGGTCAGCGAGTGCCCGCGCCTGGGCGTCGGTGCCCACGGCGACAATCTTGCCGCCTTCGACGGCAATGGCCTGCGCCTGCGGGTTGTTGCGGTCGGCGGTGAAGATCTTGCCGTTGACCAGCACCAGGTCGGCAGCGGCCAATACCTGCCCCGAGGCAAAAGCCACGGCCAGCGCCAGCAAACCAGGTAGACATCTCGACATGTGTAGCCTCTTGTATTTATGGGTGTGAGTCGAGCCTACCCAGCCCGGGCTTGGCATAGAATCGCCAGAACGCTAAAAAGCCTTTTGCCATTCAGGAAAAACCGCATGGACACTTTGGGTGCGATTTCGATGTTCGTCGCCACTGCCGAGCACGGCAGCTTCAGCCGCGCGGCCGAGGCGTTGGGCAAGACGCCTTCGGCACTGACCAAGGCGGTCACCCACCTGGAGCGCGAGCTGGGCAGCCAGCTGTTCGAGCGCAGCACGCGGCGTATCGTGCTGACCGAAGCAGGCCGGCTGTACCTGGAAACCGCCCGGCAGGTGTTGAAGAGCCTGCATGAAGCTGGTGAAGAGATCAGCCAGCTGCAAGGGGTGTCCGGGACCTTGCGCCTGACCGCGCCGCTGGCATTTGGCCGGGCGTTCCTGGCAGATGCCTGTGCCGGTTTCATGCGTGACTACCCGCAGATCCAGCTGCGGGTGGAGTTGTCCGACACCTTCGTCGACCTGATCGAAGCCGGTTACGACCTGGCCCTGCGCGAAGGGCACAGCGACCTGCCGGGCCTCATAGCCCGGGTCATCGGCAACAACCGCATCTTTCTCTGCGCCAGCCCCGACTACCTAGAACGCAACCCTTTGCCGGTGACGGCGCACAGCATCGGCCAGCACCAGTGGCTCAAGTACATTCATCCGGCACTGGATGCCAAGTTCTGGTGGATGCAGTGCGACGGCGCGCGCATGCGCCTGCCGTATCCACAGAAGGCCCGGCTGGAAAGCGACAACTATGACTTGCTGCTATGCAATGCGCTGGCGGGGCACGGCATCCTGCACACGCCGGAATGGAGCGTGCGCCGCCACTTGCAGGAAGGGCGGCTAGTGCGGGTGATGGAGCAGTGCGAGATCGAGCCGGATGCATTCGGTGAAGATATCCTCGCGGTCTACCCCAGCCATCGCCGCGCCAGTGGCAAGGTGCTGGCATTCATCGACTACCTGCAGGGCTACTTGCAGCGGCTGTGAGGTTTGGGCCGAGGCTACCGTCGATCGGCGTTTGCAGACAAACGAGCAAGTCGCCGCTGCCTGTGAGAGGATGTCCACCACCCCAGCCAGGACCCCGAACGCAGCCTGATGAAGACACCAAAACGAATCGAACCACTGATCGAAGACGGCCTGGTCGACGAAGTACTGCGGCCTTTGATGAGCGGCAAGGAAGCGGCCGTCTACGTGGTGCGCTGCGGTGCCCAGGTACGCTGCGCCAAGGTCTACAAGGAGGCCAACAAGCGCAGTTTCCGCCAGGCCGCCGAATACCAGGAGGGCCGCAAGGTCCGCAACAGCCGCCAGGCCCGGGCCATGGCCAAGGGCAGCAAGTACGGCCGCAAAGAGGCCG carries:
- the nikD gene encoding nickel import ATP-binding protein NikD, yielding MSPSTLEVRDLRIEANAGALVHGVDLQLHRGKVSALVGASGSGKSLSCLGMLDLLPAGVVRTNGQLLLDGQPLSATQVRGRLASLVLQNPRSAFNPVRDMASHCLETLRQCGMTGAAARERMAHCLETVGLTDHTRVLQSFAFQLSGGMLQRLMIALALMAETPFLLADEPTSDLDLLSQARFLDLLMELVERQGLGVLLVTHDMGVVARCADQVAVMEAGRIVEQQPVHSLFSHPRSNTARTLLEAHQILCGSQP
- the nikE gene encoding nickel import ATP-binding protein NikE, with product MSLLHVQHVSHRYRTGGLLHKRGWLQVLDNLDLTLAPGQSVGLLGSSGSGKSTLARLLLGLEAPSQGQVTFAGQAVSQLRGEQARAFQRTVQLVFQDAPGAFNPQRSIGWGIAEPLRHLSDLDNEARHMRAVELLAQMGLCAEHAQRLPQQLSGGQLQRANIARALAISPKLVVLDEALSNLDRVLQLQLLQRLDTLRREHGTAFLLITHDLSLVRYFCQRVVVLDAGRIVEDRAVSGDLSFDHPVGQQLQAAVLPERPAKRKRSVMKVIPPELCSGH
- a CDS encoding multidrug/biocide efflux PACE transporter; the protein is MKKVSFTERMVHAVGYEIFAVLLCAPLLSWIMGKSLATAGTLAVTLSLIAMIWNMVYNALVDRFVVTPRIQWKALARFVHGLGFEAGLVVWCLPVAAWMLEISLLQAFMVELGFFVIILPYTVLYNWAFDRARHFILQRRAMA
- a CDS encoding TorF family putative porin is translated as MKHATLAAVCALGWAALAPAAIALPINDDFALDLDLAAVSDYRSRGISQTQGDPAAQADVMFSHASGLYLGAWTSNVDFGFDSKTRQEVDYYGGWAWQMSEHANLDLGYLKYTYPKESRYNQSELYAILDVHGFKLAAYYSTDATSQYGKDQDSLYTWVGYHTVLPLEIGLELRYGRADFKDPSYWSQSGQSRDSYREWEARLTRDFLGLTWRLSYMDTNLSQAECASGYGFDDVCSATVVAGVSKHF
- a CDS encoding amidohydrolase, encoding MSRCLPGLLALAVAFASGQVLAAADLVLVNGKIFTADRNNPQAQAIAVEGGKIVAVGTDAQARALADPQTQVIDLQGKRVTPGLIDTHSHAIFGGLQLSGADMGGEAVPLEAFEARLRGWRDDGRARNGDVLQVLGVSSAYWAQAKALNERFGQGEWASTPIVFIGEDYHTAWANPAMLKRAGIDKALLATLSKQEKDTIGTFEDGQPSGFLVDAGWDRVASVLPKADAATLLKGAQAAVQFNNSLGITAWMDPAANSMPGEALFDIKPTDQTVGVLPAYKALAEQGGLNAHVAALLVVNPKSTPADLQTIDNVRKQFAGVPNLTLPGIKVFADGVLEYPAQSAALLKPYHNTHKPGELLIDPQHFGELVSAADQRGWLVHIHAIGDRAVRESLNGIEQARKAGNSGTHHSITHLQLVNPQDFARFKPLDVIASMQLLWAAGDDYTVDMVKPYVDDSAFRYQYPAHSLQKNGATIAGASDWPVSSPSPWLAIAQAATRKGAQGVLNADERLDRQTMLYAYTVNAAKALGLEQQIGSLSPGKQADFVILDRDVLAVNDQQLGETQVLATYFGGQQVYAHY
- a CDS encoding LysR family transcriptional regulator, with translation MDTLGAISMFVATAEHGSFSRAAEALGKTPSALTKAVTHLERELGSQLFERSTRRIVLTEAGRLYLETARQVLKSLHEAGEEISQLQGVSGTLRLTAPLAFGRAFLADACAGFMRDYPQIQLRVELSDTFVDLIEAGYDLALREGHSDLPGLIARVIGNNRIFLCASPDYLERNPLPVTAHSIGQHQWLKYIHPALDAKFWWMQCDGARMRLPYPQKARLESDNYDLLLCNALAGHGILHTPEWSVRRHLQEGRLVRVMEQCEIEPDAFGEDILAVYPSHRRASGKVLAFIDYLQGYLQRL